A single genomic interval of Lathyrus oleraceus cultivar Zhongwan6 chromosome 7, CAAS_Psat_ZW6_1.0, whole genome shotgun sequence harbors:
- the LOC127106902 gene encoding uncharacterized protein LOC127106902: MEKREELSNCSKICKRCNHTYNPASNSSTSCRFHPSFFVCRRHDDQKRYYELGPNDPPYAAKFYDCCGAEDPQALGCTTYFHVSYDEE; encoded by the exons ATGGAGAAGAGAGAAGAGTTATCAAATTGTTCAAAGATATGCAAGAGATGCAACCATACATACAACCCCGCTTCTAATTCTTCCACATCTTGCCGTTTTCACCCTTCCTTCTTCGTATGTCGCCGTCACGACGACCAAAAAAG GTACTATGAATTGGGGCCAAATGATCCACCCTATGCTGCCAAGTTCTATGATTGCTGTGGGGCTGAAGACCCCCAGGCATTGGGATGCACTACCTATTTTCATGTCTCTTatgatgaagaatga